One part of the Magallana gigas chromosome 5, xbMagGiga1.1, whole genome shotgun sequence genome encodes these proteins:
- the LOC105337357 gene encoding cytoplasmic dynein 2 intermediate chain 1 isoform X2, whose translation MPSEKIRSKEDTWSTNELKKALNKDEIRKERERLKRERRDGKGEDINEYEEKERRHRRDDDDERRRHRGDEDRKKHRDSKREKTEEEREAERRERRERKEGKSSSKTDDKRKDEDKRRHRDDDERKERRHRDRDEERHRDRDDRDRDEERERRRREKEAEREKRHRDKDEKHREGKSEDRRRRHRDEDDDDKRRRHRDEDGDDKRRRHKEEDGDDRRRRHREDDGDDRRRRHRDEEDEDQKRRHRKDEDDRERRKDRHKEDEDGHKKRRHRQKDGEEERRTLDEDERERQRQERREKRESKEGGKSRHRDEDDEERRRRKEKEREKEKQREREKEREREKKKTAKTSSKHAKEAEEENGYDEYEDDFEDYEDDFEDEEDEAPVAKGKLSDFELHKSPPKGGHGLDYSDSEMDEVLKALDQENERLQQDSRQQPESPRDQRESSYNRYNNNYDDQDSDSESARPVTRGLINFSGARQRAMSRKAHSKTTKRAHDLLQMIELDVSSYDLFDLPPVKEYDLYIRSFGRTDTKQAYVQTNDDNIDRDIQTDEIDLRQKWTQHPPEDFTGCGRGDGEKDLDEEESAQQNKQQDLGRLNSFIQKAGQVISILLDEEKDQQRQEKADNRTNLALSEGYSQLTCLSILKGRSVQFAHFSPTQPNYLLTIYNKPAEASESNPVDRKGIICVWNTNEPSYPQRILACESQPVCCCFSPYKTTLVFAGMVDGSVCAWDLREPPALHKSVHYENSDHLLRYPTYNTAGIVEVDNHHSPITTLTPVVSYTDSDSASQDSHEDSSGGLTFQLVSCEEMGILKFWVVAEISSPDMAGSEVDLGLSPGGRIKLVLSSSMKLRNPLREKTETTKEKQGYLRTFELQLSPGDLNHYYVGTEKGFVYHGLRFGSKAYPRMFTALSDAPVDIRTLDFSPFCHPCFLATTGDGDVHLFSTKTDTALVSWPARVWGTTGVRCAKWSPSRPCVFYVLDDNSRLYTFDLLEGDSMPAKIETLSPDAKVTCLAFTSDVRTAGQGGRNPQMLICMESGVTQIHTIAKEFREQQTLEDEFLPSYLARF comes from the exons ATGCCTTCTGAAAAA ATTCGCTCAAAGGAAGACACTTGGTCGACCAACGAGCTCAAAAAGGCCTTGAAC AAAGATGAGATTagaaaagaaagagaaagactTAAGCGAGAAAGAAGAGATGGAAAAGGGGAAGATATAAATGAATATG aagaaaaagaaagacgACACAGAagggatgatgatgatgaaagaCGTCGTCACAGAGGGGATGAG gaTCGAAAGAAACACAGAGATAGCAAGAGAGAAAAGACggag gAGGAAAGAGAAGCCGAGAGAAGAGAGAGAAGGGAAAGAAAAGAAGGGAAAAGCTCTTCCAAG ACTGATGATAAACGTAAGGATGAAGATAAAAGACGTCATAGAGATGACGATGAACGCAAGGAAAGAAGACACCGAGATCGAGACGAGGAAAGGCATCGAGACAGAGACGACAGAGATCGAGATGAAGAGAGAGAAAGGAGAAGAAGAGAGAAGGaggcagagagagagaaacgTCATAGAGACAAAGATGAAAAGCATCG GGAAGGAAAGAGTGAGGATAGAAGAAGAAGGCATAGAGATGAGGATGATGATGATAAGCGAAGAAGACACAGAGATGAGGATGGTGATGATAAAAGAAGAAGACATAAAGAGGAGGATGGAGATGACAGGAGGAGGAGGCATAGAGAAGACGATGGTGACGATCGACGCAGGCGGCACAGGGATGAAGAGGATGAAGATCAAAAGCGAAGACATAGAAAAGATGAG GATGACAGAGAAAGAAGGAAAGACAGACACAAGGAAGATGAGGAT GGCCACAAAAAGCGAAGGCATCGACAGAAGGACGGTGAAGAGGAGAGAAGAACACTTGATGAG GATGAAAGGGAAAGACAGAGGCAAGAGAGAAGAGAGAAAAGGGAATCAAAAGAAGGGGGTAAAAGTAGACACAGGGATGAAGAT GATGAAGAAAGAAGACGTAGGAAAGAGAAGGAAAGAGAAAAGGAAAAACaaagggagagagagaaagaaagagaacgGGAAAAG aaaaaaacagCCAAAACTAGCAGCAAACAT GCCAAAGAAGCGGAGGAGGAGAATGGATATGATGAATATGAAGATGATTTTGAG GACTATGAAGATGATTTCGAAGATGAGGAAGATGAAGCACCTGTTGCGAAAGGAAAG TTGTCAGACTTTGAGCTCCACAAGTCCCCACCTAAGGGCGGGCATGGATTGGACTATTCT gactCAGAGATGGATGAAGTGCTGAAGGCCCTGGATCAAGAGAATGAAAGACTGCAACAGGATTCCAGACAACAACCCGAGTCACCG AGAGATCAGAGGGAATCCAGCTACAACCGCTACAACAATAACTATGATGACCAGGACTCAGACTCAGAATCCGCTAGACCAGTGACCAGGGGCCTCATCAACTTCTCAGGGGCCAGACAGAGGGCCATGAGTCGAAAGGCTCACAGTAAGACCACCAAGCGCGCCCACGACCTACTACAGATGATAGAGCTGGACGTCTCGTCCTACGACCTGTTCGACCTCCCTCCAGTCAAGGAGTATGACCTCTACATCAGAAGCTTTGGGAGGACAGATACCAAACAG GCTTATGTCCAGACCAACGATGACAACATAGACAGAGACATACAGACAGACGAAATAGATCTCCGACAGAAGTGGACTCAGCATCCTCCGGAGGACTTCACAGGATGTGGAA GGGGAGACGGTGAGAAGGATCTAGATGAGGAGGAATCAGCTCAACAGAACAAACAGCAAGATCTGGGTCGCCTCAACTCTTTTATACAGAAAGCAGGACAG GTGATATCCATTTTGCTGGATGAAGAGAAAGATCAACAGAGACAGGAGAAGGCAGATAACAGGACAAACCTGGCCCTGAGTGAGGGCTACTCCCAGCTCACCTGTCTCTCCATACTCAAAG GGCGCAGTGTCCAGTTTGCTCATTTTTCTCCCACCCAGCCAAACTATTTACTTACTATATACAACAAACCTGCTGAG GCATCAGAGTCAAATCCTGTAGACAGGAAAGGTATAATATGTGTGTGGAACACGAATGAGCCATCTTATCCTCAAAG GATCCTGGCCTGTGAATCTCAACCTGTGTGCTGTTGCTTCAGTCCATACAAGACCACTCTAGTCTTTGCAGGGATG GTTGATGGTTCTGTATGTGCCTGGGATCTCCGGGAACCCCCGGCTCTACACAAGTCTGTACATTATGAAAACTCGGACCATTTATTACGTTATCCTACCTACAACACAG CTGGCATTGTGGAGGTGGACAATCATCACAGCCCAATCACCACCCTCACCCCGGTCGTGTCCTATACTGACAG TGACTCAGCAAGTCAAGATTCTCATGAAG ATTCATCGGGTGGACTTACATTCCAGCTAGTATCTTGTGAGGAGATGGGCATCCTCAAATTCTGg GTTGTAGCTGAAATCTCCAGTCCTGATATGGCGGGGTCAGAGGTTGACCTTGGACTGTCCCCAGGGGGAAGGATCAAACTGGTGCTGAGTTCCTCCATGAAGCTACGAAACCCTCTCAG AGAGAAAACAGAGACCACCAAAGAGAAGCAGGGTTACCTACGTACGTTTGAGTTACAGTTGTCCCCAGGGGATTTGAATCATTACTACGTCGGGACTGAGAAG GGTTTTGTGTACCATGGGCTGAGATTTGGATCCAAAGCTTATCCCAGAATGTTCACAGCCCTCAGTG ATGCTCCTGTGGACATCCGGACGCTCGACTTCTCCCCGTTTTGTCATCCTTGTTTTCTG GCAACCACAGGAGATGGCGATGTTCATTTATTCAGCAcaaaaacag ACACGGCCCTTGTGTCCTGGCCCGCCCGTGTGTGGGGAACCACGGGGGTAAGGTGTGCTAAGTGGTCCCCAAGTCGCCCCTGTGTGTTCTACGTCCTCGACGACAACAGCCGGCTCTACACGTTTGATCTGCTAGAGGGCGACTCCATGCCTGCTAAGATAGAAACTTTGTCTCCGGACGCCAA GGTAACCTGTTTAGCTTTCACATCTGACGTTCGAACAGCGGGTCAAGGAGGCAGAAATCCACAAATG
- the LOC105337357 gene encoding cytoplasmic dynein 2 intermediate chain 1 isoform X5 produces the protein MPSEKIRSKEDTWSTNELKKALNKDEIRKERERLKRERRDGKGEDINEYEEKERRHRRDDDDERRRHRGDEDRKKHRDSKREKTEEEREAERRERRERKEGKSSSKTDDKRKDEDKRRHRDDDERKERRHRDRDEERHRDRDDRDRDEERERRRREKEAEREKRHRDKDEKHRDREGKSEDRRRRHRDEDDDDKRRRHRDEDGDDKRRRHKEEDGDDRRRRHREDDGDDRRRRHRDEEDEDQKRRHRKDEDDRERRKDRHKEDEDGHKKRRHRQKDGEEERRTLDEDERERQRQERREKRESKEGGKSRHRDEDDEERRRRKEKEREKEKQREREKEREREKKKTAKTSSKHAKEAEEENGYDEYEDDFEDYEDDFEDEEDEAPVAKGKDSEMDEVLKALDQENERLQQDSRQQPESPRDQRESSYNRYNNNYDDQDSDSESARPVTRGLINFSGARQRAMSRKAHSKTTKRAHDLLQMIELDVSSYDLFDLPPVKEYDLYIRSFGRTDTKQAYVQTNDDNIDRDIQTDEIDLRQKWTQHPPEDFTGCGRGDGEKDLDEEESAQQNKQQDLGRLNSFIQKAGQVISILLDEEKDQQRQEKADNRTNLALSEGYSQLTCLSILKGRSVQFAHFSPTQPNYLLTIYNKPAEASESNPVDRKGIICVWNTNEPSYPQRILACESQPVCCCFSPYKTTLVFAGMVDGSVCAWDLREPPALHKSVHYENSDHLLRYPTYNTAGIVEVDNHHSPITTLTPVVSYTDSDSASQDSHEDSSGGLTFQLVSCEEMGILKFWVVAEISSPDMAGSEVDLGLSPGGRIKLVLSSSMKLRNPLREKTETTKEKQGYLRTFELQLSPGDLNHYYVGTEKGFVYHGLRFGSKAYPRMFTALSDAPVDIRTLDFSPFCHPCFLATTGDGDVHLFSTKTDTALVSWPARVWGTTGVRCAKWSPSRPCVFYVLDDNSRLYTFDLLEGDSMPAKIETLSPDAKVTCLAFTSDVRTAGQGGRNPQMLICMESGVTQIHTIAKEFREQQTLEDEFLPSYLARF, from the exons ATGCCTTCTGAAAAA ATTCGCTCAAAGGAAGACACTTGGTCGACCAACGAGCTCAAAAAGGCCTTGAAC AAAGATGAGATTagaaaagaaagagaaagactTAAGCGAGAAAGAAGAGATGGAAAAGGGGAAGATATAAATGAATATG aagaaaaagaaagacgACACAGAagggatgatgatgatgaaagaCGTCGTCACAGAGGGGATGAG gaTCGAAAGAAACACAGAGATAGCAAGAGAGAAAAGACggag gAGGAAAGAGAAGCCGAGAGAAGAGAGAGAAGGGAAAGAAAAGAAGGGAAAAGCTCTTCCAAG ACTGATGATAAACGTAAGGATGAAGATAAAAGACGTCATAGAGATGACGATGAACGCAAGGAAAGAAGACACCGAGATCGAGACGAGGAAAGGCATCGAGACAGAGACGACAGAGATCGAGATGAAGAGAGAGAAAGGAGAAGAAGAGAGAAGGaggcagagagagagaaacgTCATAGAGACAAAGATGAAAAGCATC GTGATAGGGAAGGAAAGAGTGAGGATAGAAGAAGAAGGCATAGAGATGAGGATGATGATGATAAGCGAAGAAGACACAGAGATGAGGATGGTGATGATAAAAGAAGAAGACATAAAGAGGAGGATGGAGATGACAGGAGGAGGAGGCATAGAGAAGACGATGGTGACGATCGACGCAGGCGGCACAGGGATGAAGAGGATGAAGATCAAAAGCGAAGACATAGAAAAGATGAG GATGACAGAGAAAGAAGGAAAGACAGACACAAGGAAGATGAGGAT GGCCACAAAAAGCGAAGGCATCGACAGAAGGACGGTGAAGAGGAGAGAAGAACACTTGATGAG GATGAAAGGGAAAGACAGAGGCAAGAGAGAAGAGAGAAAAGGGAATCAAAAGAAGGGGGTAAAAGTAGACACAGGGATGAAGAT GATGAAGAAAGAAGACGTAGGAAAGAGAAGGAAAGAGAAAAGGAAAAACaaagggagagagagaaagaaagagaacgGGAAAAG aaaaaaacagCCAAAACTAGCAGCAAACAT GCCAAAGAAGCGGAGGAGGAGAATGGATATGATGAATATGAAGATGATTTTGAG GACTATGAAGATGATTTCGAAGATGAGGAAGATGAAGCACCTGTTGCGAAAGGAAAG gactCAGAGATGGATGAAGTGCTGAAGGCCCTGGATCAAGAGAATGAAAGACTGCAACAGGATTCCAGACAACAACCCGAGTCACCG AGAGATCAGAGGGAATCCAGCTACAACCGCTACAACAATAACTATGATGACCAGGACTCAGACTCAGAATCCGCTAGACCAGTGACCAGGGGCCTCATCAACTTCTCAGGGGCCAGACAGAGGGCCATGAGTCGAAAGGCTCACAGTAAGACCACCAAGCGCGCCCACGACCTACTACAGATGATAGAGCTGGACGTCTCGTCCTACGACCTGTTCGACCTCCCTCCAGTCAAGGAGTATGACCTCTACATCAGAAGCTTTGGGAGGACAGATACCAAACAG GCTTATGTCCAGACCAACGATGACAACATAGACAGAGACATACAGACAGACGAAATAGATCTCCGACAGAAGTGGACTCAGCATCCTCCGGAGGACTTCACAGGATGTGGAA GGGGAGACGGTGAGAAGGATCTAGATGAGGAGGAATCAGCTCAACAGAACAAACAGCAAGATCTGGGTCGCCTCAACTCTTTTATACAGAAAGCAGGACAG GTGATATCCATTTTGCTGGATGAAGAGAAAGATCAACAGAGACAGGAGAAGGCAGATAACAGGACAAACCTGGCCCTGAGTGAGGGCTACTCCCAGCTCACCTGTCTCTCCATACTCAAAG GGCGCAGTGTCCAGTTTGCTCATTTTTCTCCCACCCAGCCAAACTATTTACTTACTATATACAACAAACCTGCTGAG GCATCAGAGTCAAATCCTGTAGACAGGAAAGGTATAATATGTGTGTGGAACACGAATGAGCCATCTTATCCTCAAAG GATCCTGGCCTGTGAATCTCAACCTGTGTGCTGTTGCTTCAGTCCATACAAGACCACTCTAGTCTTTGCAGGGATG GTTGATGGTTCTGTATGTGCCTGGGATCTCCGGGAACCCCCGGCTCTACACAAGTCTGTACATTATGAAAACTCGGACCATTTATTACGTTATCCTACCTACAACACAG CTGGCATTGTGGAGGTGGACAATCATCACAGCCCAATCACCACCCTCACCCCGGTCGTGTCCTATACTGACAG TGACTCAGCAAGTCAAGATTCTCATGAAG ATTCATCGGGTGGACTTACATTCCAGCTAGTATCTTGTGAGGAGATGGGCATCCTCAAATTCTGg GTTGTAGCTGAAATCTCCAGTCCTGATATGGCGGGGTCAGAGGTTGACCTTGGACTGTCCCCAGGGGGAAGGATCAAACTGGTGCTGAGTTCCTCCATGAAGCTACGAAACCCTCTCAG AGAGAAAACAGAGACCACCAAAGAGAAGCAGGGTTACCTACGTACGTTTGAGTTACAGTTGTCCCCAGGGGATTTGAATCATTACTACGTCGGGACTGAGAAG GGTTTTGTGTACCATGGGCTGAGATTTGGATCCAAAGCTTATCCCAGAATGTTCACAGCCCTCAGTG ATGCTCCTGTGGACATCCGGACGCTCGACTTCTCCCCGTTTTGTCATCCTTGTTTTCTG GCAACCACAGGAGATGGCGATGTTCATTTATTCAGCAcaaaaacag ACACGGCCCTTGTGTCCTGGCCCGCCCGTGTGTGGGGAACCACGGGGGTAAGGTGTGCTAAGTGGTCCCCAAGTCGCCCCTGTGTGTTCTACGTCCTCGACGACAACAGCCGGCTCTACACGTTTGATCTGCTAGAGGGCGACTCCATGCCTGCTAAGATAGAAACTTTGTCTCCGGACGCCAA GGTAACCTGTTTAGCTTTCACATCTGACGTTCGAACAGCGGGTCAAGGAGGCAGAAATCCACAAATG
- the LOC105337357 gene encoding cytoplasmic dynein 2 intermediate chain 1 isoform X3 has translation MPSEKIRSKEDTWSTNELKKALNKDEIRKERERLKRERRDGKGEDINEYEEKERRHRRDDDDERRRHRGDEDRKKHRDSKREKTEEEREAERRERRERKEGKSSSKTDDKRKDEDKRRHRDDDERKERRHRDRDEERHRDRDDRDRDEERERRRREKEAEREKRHRDKDEKHRDREGKSEDRRRRHRDEDDDDKRRRHRDEDGDDKRRRHKEEDGDDRRRRHREDDGDDRRRRHRDEEDEDQKRRHRKDEDDRERRKDRHKEDEDGHKKRRHRQKDGEEERRTLDEDERERQRQERREKRESKEGGKSRHRDEDDEERRRRKEKEREKEKQREREKEREREKAKEAEEENGYDEYEDDFEDYEDDFEDEEDEAPVAKGKLSDFELHKSPPKGGHGLDYSDSEMDEVLKALDQENERLQQDSRQQPESPRDQRESSYNRYNNNYDDQDSDSESARPVTRGLINFSGARQRAMSRKAHSKTTKRAHDLLQMIELDVSSYDLFDLPPVKEYDLYIRSFGRTDTKQAYVQTNDDNIDRDIQTDEIDLRQKWTQHPPEDFTGCGRGDGEKDLDEEESAQQNKQQDLGRLNSFIQKAGQVISILLDEEKDQQRQEKADNRTNLALSEGYSQLTCLSILKGRSVQFAHFSPTQPNYLLTIYNKPAEASESNPVDRKGIICVWNTNEPSYPQRILACESQPVCCCFSPYKTTLVFAGMVDGSVCAWDLREPPALHKSVHYENSDHLLRYPTYNTAGIVEVDNHHSPITTLTPVVSYTDSDSASQDSHEDSSGGLTFQLVSCEEMGILKFWVVAEISSPDMAGSEVDLGLSPGGRIKLVLSSSMKLRNPLREKTETTKEKQGYLRTFELQLSPGDLNHYYVGTEKGFVYHGLRFGSKAYPRMFTALSDAPVDIRTLDFSPFCHPCFLATTGDGDVHLFSTKTDTALVSWPARVWGTTGVRCAKWSPSRPCVFYVLDDNSRLYTFDLLEGDSMPAKIETLSPDAKVTCLAFTSDVRTAGQGGRNPQMLICMESGVTQIHTIAKEFREQQTLEDEFLPSYLARF, from the exons ATGCCTTCTGAAAAA ATTCGCTCAAAGGAAGACACTTGGTCGACCAACGAGCTCAAAAAGGCCTTGAAC AAAGATGAGATTagaaaagaaagagaaagactTAAGCGAGAAAGAAGAGATGGAAAAGGGGAAGATATAAATGAATATG aagaaaaagaaagacgACACAGAagggatgatgatgatgaaagaCGTCGTCACAGAGGGGATGAG gaTCGAAAGAAACACAGAGATAGCAAGAGAGAAAAGACggag gAGGAAAGAGAAGCCGAGAGAAGAGAGAGAAGGGAAAGAAAAGAAGGGAAAAGCTCTTCCAAG ACTGATGATAAACGTAAGGATGAAGATAAAAGACGTCATAGAGATGACGATGAACGCAAGGAAAGAAGACACCGAGATCGAGACGAGGAAAGGCATCGAGACAGAGACGACAGAGATCGAGATGAAGAGAGAGAAAGGAGAAGAAGAGAGAAGGaggcagagagagagaaacgTCATAGAGACAAAGATGAAAAGCATC GTGATAGGGAAGGAAAGAGTGAGGATAGAAGAAGAAGGCATAGAGATGAGGATGATGATGATAAGCGAAGAAGACACAGAGATGAGGATGGTGATGATAAAAGAAGAAGACATAAAGAGGAGGATGGAGATGACAGGAGGAGGAGGCATAGAGAAGACGATGGTGACGATCGACGCAGGCGGCACAGGGATGAAGAGGATGAAGATCAAAAGCGAAGACATAGAAAAGATGAG GATGACAGAGAAAGAAGGAAAGACAGACACAAGGAAGATGAGGAT GGCCACAAAAAGCGAAGGCATCGACAGAAGGACGGTGAAGAGGAGAGAAGAACACTTGATGAG GATGAAAGGGAAAGACAGAGGCAAGAGAGAAGAGAGAAAAGGGAATCAAAAGAAGGGGGTAAAAGTAGACACAGGGATGAAGAT GATGAAGAAAGAAGACGTAGGAAAGAGAAGGAAAGAGAAAAGGAAAAACaaagggagagagagaaagaaagagaacgGGAAAAG GCCAAAGAAGCGGAGGAGGAGAATGGATATGATGAATATGAAGATGATTTTGAG GACTATGAAGATGATTTCGAAGATGAGGAAGATGAAGCACCTGTTGCGAAAGGAAAG TTGTCAGACTTTGAGCTCCACAAGTCCCCACCTAAGGGCGGGCATGGATTGGACTATTCT gactCAGAGATGGATGAAGTGCTGAAGGCCCTGGATCAAGAGAATGAAAGACTGCAACAGGATTCCAGACAACAACCCGAGTCACCG AGAGATCAGAGGGAATCCAGCTACAACCGCTACAACAATAACTATGATGACCAGGACTCAGACTCAGAATCCGCTAGACCAGTGACCAGGGGCCTCATCAACTTCTCAGGGGCCAGACAGAGGGCCATGAGTCGAAAGGCTCACAGTAAGACCACCAAGCGCGCCCACGACCTACTACAGATGATAGAGCTGGACGTCTCGTCCTACGACCTGTTCGACCTCCCTCCAGTCAAGGAGTATGACCTCTACATCAGAAGCTTTGGGAGGACAGATACCAAACAG GCTTATGTCCAGACCAACGATGACAACATAGACAGAGACATACAGACAGACGAAATAGATCTCCGACAGAAGTGGACTCAGCATCCTCCGGAGGACTTCACAGGATGTGGAA GGGGAGACGGTGAGAAGGATCTAGATGAGGAGGAATCAGCTCAACAGAACAAACAGCAAGATCTGGGTCGCCTCAACTCTTTTATACAGAAAGCAGGACAG GTGATATCCATTTTGCTGGATGAAGAGAAAGATCAACAGAGACAGGAGAAGGCAGATAACAGGACAAACCTGGCCCTGAGTGAGGGCTACTCCCAGCTCACCTGTCTCTCCATACTCAAAG GGCGCAGTGTCCAGTTTGCTCATTTTTCTCCCACCCAGCCAAACTATTTACTTACTATATACAACAAACCTGCTGAG GCATCAGAGTCAAATCCTGTAGACAGGAAAGGTATAATATGTGTGTGGAACACGAATGAGCCATCTTATCCTCAAAG GATCCTGGCCTGTGAATCTCAACCTGTGTGCTGTTGCTTCAGTCCATACAAGACCACTCTAGTCTTTGCAGGGATG GTTGATGGTTCTGTATGTGCCTGGGATCTCCGGGAACCCCCGGCTCTACACAAGTCTGTACATTATGAAAACTCGGACCATTTATTACGTTATCCTACCTACAACACAG CTGGCATTGTGGAGGTGGACAATCATCACAGCCCAATCACCACCCTCACCCCGGTCGTGTCCTATACTGACAG TGACTCAGCAAGTCAAGATTCTCATGAAG ATTCATCGGGTGGACTTACATTCCAGCTAGTATCTTGTGAGGAGATGGGCATCCTCAAATTCTGg GTTGTAGCTGAAATCTCCAGTCCTGATATGGCGGGGTCAGAGGTTGACCTTGGACTGTCCCCAGGGGGAAGGATCAAACTGGTGCTGAGTTCCTCCATGAAGCTACGAAACCCTCTCAG AGAGAAAACAGAGACCACCAAAGAGAAGCAGGGTTACCTACGTACGTTTGAGTTACAGTTGTCCCCAGGGGATTTGAATCATTACTACGTCGGGACTGAGAAG GGTTTTGTGTACCATGGGCTGAGATTTGGATCCAAAGCTTATCCCAGAATGTTCACAGCCCTCAGTG ATGCTCCTGTGGACATCCGGACGCTCGACTTCTCCCCGTTTTGTCATCCTTGTTTTCTG GCAACCACAGGAGATGGCGATGTTCATTTATTCAGCAcaaaaacag ACACGGCCCTTGTGTCCTGGCCCGCCCGTGTGTGGGGAACCACGGGGGTAAGGTGTGCTAAGTGGTCCCCAAGTCGCCCCTGTGTGTTCTACGTCCTCGACGACAACAGCCGGCTCTACACGTTTGATCTGCTAGAGGGCGACTCCATGCCTGCTAAGATAGAAACTTTGTCTCCGGACGCCAA GGTAACCTGTTTAGCTTTCACATCTGACGTTCGAACAGCGGGTCAAGGAGGCAGAAATCCACAAATG